Proteins found in one Pseudorasbora parva isolate DD20220531a chromosome 11, ASM2467924v1, whole genome shotgun sequence genomic segment:
- the LOC137093165 gene encoding fructose-bisphosphate aldolase B-like, which translates to MIRKQNEFSPLEDSVRRPVSALWRKNTEENRRSFRDLLFSVDTSISESIGGVIFFHETLYQKSDKGVLFPKVIKDKGIVVGIKVDKGTAGLAGTDGETTRQGLDGLSERCAQYKKDGCDFAKWRCVLKISESCPSALAIAENANVLARYASICQQNGLVPIVEPEILPDGDHDLQRCQYATEKVLAAVYKALSDHHVYLEGTLLKPNMVTAGHSCTKKYTPQGVAMATVTALRRTVPAAVPGICFLSGGQSEEEASRNLNAMNQLPLHRPWKLSFSYGRALQASALAAWKGQAANKKAAQDAFVTRAKINSLASKGEYKPSGQADQASTQSLFTASYVY; encoded by the exons ATGAtcagaaaacaaaatgaatttaGCCCTTTGGAAGATTCAGTTCGAAGGCCGGTAAGCGCCCTCTGGAGGAAGAACACTGAAGAGAACCGTCGTAGTTTCCGTGACCTGCTCTTCTCTGTAGACACCTCTATCTCTGAAAGTATTGGTGGTGTCATCTTTTTCCATGAAACTCTGTACCAGAAATCAGACAAAGGAGTTCTGTTTCCAAAAGTCATCAAGGACAAGGGCATCGTAGTTGGCATCAAG gtGGACAAAGGCACAGCCGGCTTGGCCGGTACAGATGGAGAGACAACCAGGCAGG GATTGGATGGTCTGTCTGAACGCTGTGCCCAGTACAAGAAGGATGGTTGTGACTTTGCCAAGTGGCGCTGTGTACTTAAGATCTCTGAGAGCTGCCCCTCTGCTCTCGCAATTGCTGAAAATGCTAACGTTCTTGCCAGATATGCCAGCATTTGCCAACAG AATGGTTTGGTTCCCATTGTAGAGCCTGAGATCCTCCCAGACGGAGATCATGACCTGCAACGGTGCCAGTACGCCACTGAGAAG GTCCTGGCGGCTGTGTACAAGGCTCTCTCTGACCACCATGTGTATCTGGAGGGAACTCTGCTCAAACCAAACATGGTCACCGCTGGACACTCCTGCACCAAGAAGTACACCCCTCAGGGGGTTGCCATGGCAACAGTAACTGCTCTCAGACGCACTGTGCCAGCTGCTGTACCAG GCATCTGCTTCCTCTCTGGTGGTCAAAGTGAGGAGGAGGCCTCTCGGAATCTGAATGCCATGAATCAGCTTCCCCTGCACAGACCCTGGAAACTGAGCTTCTCTTATGGCCGTGCCCTCCAGGCCTCAGCTCTTGCTGCATGGAAGGGACAAGCAGCGAACAAGAAGGCTGCACAGGATGCCTTCGTCACACGTGCGAAG ATTAATAGTCTTGCATCAAAAGGCGAATACAAACCCTCAGGCCAGGCTGACCAAGCATCGACACAGTCCCTCTTTACCGCCAGCTATGTCTACTAa
- the LOC137093166 gene encoding L-asparaginase-like, with translation MYLEEAEDEPYDPLFLPLSKCEPKLRGRGFLRRMGDVLRFPWLSNKSPEDVEALHQRLLPSFAGRCVENNDYLSLQEILKHMDIDDRDYDGNTAMHRACEIGNTSMVLQLLGLGATYQITNRFGYTPLHLAIKNKHYDTIKFLIQHGATVTQHPVRMAMDLIKAVRAKDYRLVYAWHLAGTDMNQRDYNGQTALHVAVEKRNELMVSKLLQCGASPEIADIWGRTAASEARKNNLHDILVLFNLPI, from the exons ATGTACC TTGAGGAAGCAGAAGATGAACCATACGATCCGTTGTTTCTTCCATTGTCAAAATGTGAACCTAAACTGCGAGGCCGGGGGTTCCTCCGGCGCATGGGCGATGTGCTCAGATTCCCCTGGCTTTCAAACAAGTCACCCGAA GACGTCGAAGCACTTCATCAACGGCTGCTGCCCTCTTTTGCAGGCAGATGCGTAGAGAACAACGACTATCTGTCTTTACAGGAGATTCTCAAGCAT ATGGACATAGATGATAGAGACTATGATGGCAACACTGCAATGCACAGAGCTTGTGAAATAGGGAACACTTCAATGGTATTGCAATTACTGGGTCTTGGAGCAACATACCAAATAACAAACCGTTTTGGTTACACACCTCTACATCTTGCCATAAAAAACAA GCACTATGACACGATCAAGTTTTTGATACAGCATGGAGCCACAGTAACTCAACATCCTGTGCGAATGGCCATGGACCTTATCAA GGCAGTTCGGGCTAAAGACTATAGGCTTGTTTATGCATGGCACTTGGCTGGTACAGACATGAACCAGCGTGATTACAACGGACAGACTGCTTTACATGTAGCAGTGGAGAAGAGGAACGAACTCATGGTGTCCAAACTTCTTCAATGTGGCGCTTCCCCAGAG ATTGCTGATATTTGGGGAAGGACAGCAGCAAGTGAAGCAAGAAAGAATAACCTGCATGACATATTGGTGCTCTTCAACCTTCCTATTTGA